In Nitrospirota bacterium, the genomic stretch TAAACAATAAATACTTACGTGAAAGTATGAGTAAAAATAATCTATTGAAAGTGAAACATTATTCACCTGAAGTTATTGCTGGCCGGTGGGAAAATTTATACAAAGACTTGCTAAAATAACCAATAATTGGTGGCTATTCTATATTTTAGCTTATGTTTCATAAAATCATAAAAAATATCTTTCATTTTGCAGGAAACATCTTAAGAAAAGCAAAAATTGCCTATCTAAGGGGTATGGGTGTCAAGATAGGAAAAAATACAAATATAAGTCTTCGGGCTAAAATAGACACACGTCGGGGGAAAATAGAAATCGGAGATAACTGTTATATTACCTATGGTTGTATCATTCTTTCGCATGATATGGCAGCTAAGAGAATTAATCCTAATGA encodes the following:
- a CDS encoding acyltransferase yields the protein MFHKIIKNIFHFAGNILRKAKIAYLRGMGVKIGKNTNISLRAKIDTRRGKIEIGDNCYITYGCIILSHDMAAKRINPNDDGSGRVIIEDNVYIAVNSVILRNVRIGRNSIIGACSVITKDVPPDVVVVGNPQKIIRYLEKR